The Paenibacillus sp. RUD330 genome has a segment encoding these proteins:
- a CDS encoding polysaccharide deacetylase family protein, producing MTRQTFGHWEENNAGAASREQPRHHTATGKGRSQGAWIGRRLLLLPLAAALAAAGGCSAGELADRVSAGGFPASPVPSVSPGTDASVTSPMPAGSPDPSAVPATPSPSPRPTASPSPKPHVNPAPAPGNNVADSVYGQGKPSVAGLAKPNDGRQHTAKVAKGTRAVALTFDDGPDGRTTPAILDMLKKNDIKATFFVVGTQVKQYPDVVARIVKEGHALGNHTYHHADLAKTGRTKTLQEIAYNDTLIERATGIIPSLFRPPYGSTSPQLKQLLRDSGRSMELWNVDTRDWAGTSVATMRANVNRNVKPGSVILMHSFGSKLHTAELLPLIIKDLKNKGYVFVTVDELPEA from the coding sequence ATGACACGACAGACGTTCGGGCATTGGGAAGAAAACAACGCGGGAGCGGCGTCCAGGGAGCAGCCTCGCCATCATACCGCAACAGGAAAAGGAAGATCGCAGGGGGCTTGGATCGGCCGGAGGCTGCTGCTGCTGCCGCTGGCCGCGGCTTTGGCGGCAGCGGGAGGCTGTTCCGCTGGCGAGCTGGCTGACCGCGTATCGGCCGGAGGATTTCCCGCGAGTCCAGTTCCGTCCGTCTCGCCGGGGACGGATGCATCCGTGACATCGCCGATGCCGGCCGGAAGCCCGGATCCGTCAGCCGTTCCGGCTACTCCGAGCCCGAGCCCGCGGCCAACTGCGAGTCCGAGTCCCAAGCCGCATGTGAATCCTGCGCCGGCTCCTGGAAACAACGTGGCCGACAGCGTCTACGGCCAAGGAAAGCCGTCGGTTGCCGGCCTGGCCAAGCCGAATGACGGAAGGCAGCATACGGCGAAGGTTGCGAAGGGAACGCGCGCGGTTGCCCTGACGTTCGACGACGGGCCGGACGGCCGCACGACGCCGGCCATTCTCGATATGCTGAAGAAAAATGACATCAAGGCGACCTTTTTCGTCGTCGGCACGCAGGTCAAGCAGTATCCGGATGTCGTCGCCCGCATCGTCAAGGAAGGCCATGCCCTAGGCAATCATACCTATCATCATGCCGATCTGGCTAAAACAGGCAGGACAAAGACCCTGCAAGAAATCGCGTATAATGATACACTTATCGAAAGGGCCACCGGGATCATTCCGAGCCTGTTCCGCCCGCCATACGGCTCGACATCGCCGCAGCTGAAGCAGCTGCTGCGGGACAGCGGCCGGAGCATGGAGCTCTGGAACGTCGATACCCGGGACTGGGCCGGCACATCCGTCGCCACGATGCGGGCCAACGTGAATCGCAACGTGAAGCCCGGAAGCGTCATTCTCATGCACTCTTTCGGCAGCAAGCTGCATACGGCCGAGCTGCTGCCGCTGATCATAAAGGATTTGAAGAACAAAGGCTACGTGTTCGTCACAGTCGACGAGCTGCCTGAAGCCTGA
- the purN gene encoding phosphoribosylglycinamide formyltransferase, with the protein MAPLRVAVFASGEGSNFAALAAAASVGRLAGASVELLVCDRPSAPVVAKAQAAGIDAWTFAPKDYSSREEYESGILAELRQRGVGLVVLAGYMRILTPLLVEAFEGKIINIHPSLLPAFPGMHAIRQALEHGSKVTGVTVHFVDGGLDSGPIIAQRAIEIGEDETEASLAERMHAAENVLYPWVVRQFASGLIALEGRRVRLPDRIVPEHDSEDK; encoded by the coding sequence ATGGCGCCATTGCGCGTAGCGGTTTTCGCCTCTGGCGAGGGCAGCAACTTCGCGGCGCTGGCCGCGGCCGCATCCGTCGGCCGTCTGGCCGGCGCGTCGGTGGAGCTGCTTGTCTGCGACAGGCCGTCGGCCCCCGTCGTCGCCAAGGCGCAGGCGGCAGGCATCGATGCCTGGACCTTTGCCCCCAAGGACTATTCCTCCCGCGAAGAGTACGAGAGCGGAATTCTGGCCGAGCTGCGGCAGCGAGGCGTCGGCCTCGTCGTGCTGGCGGGTTACATGCGTATTTTGACGCCGCTGCTTGTCGAAGCCTTTGAAGGCAAAATCATCAACATCCATCCGTCGCTGCTGCCGGCATTTCCGGGCATGCATGCGATCCGCCAGGCGCTGGAGCATGGCTCCAAGGTGACGGGAGTCACCGTGCATTTCGTCGACGGAGGCCTCGACAGCGGTCCGATCATCGCCCAGCGCGCGATCGAGATCGGCGAGGACGAGACGGAGGCTTCCCTCGCGGAGCGCATGCATGCGGCGGAAAACGTCCTTTATCCTTGGGTCGTGAGGCAGTTCGCCTCAGGCCTCATCGCGCTGGAGGGCCGCCGGGTCCGGCTTCCGGACCGCATCGTGCCGGAGCACGATTCGGAGGACAAATAG
- a CDS encoding VCBS repeat-containing protein — protein MRFKYTRREAGPARRPSLKRRTACLAAAACLMLLAGCRYTAAPADLLTAPEAAQPSGKLTQEVRALLPPGSSLALPQREKQPEAIRTLDLDGDGKPEALVSYTDSYGGCQLMIAKEEASGWKKWATIRSAASTSLDWLSIVDLDGDKRPELVAGWAVSVPGDSTAVQQYMLQVYSFLNPQFEEGDSGLVLKPLAELAYETAETGDVDGDGLPEISLVNRNKKGTLPTLRVYRLAEGRLAEAASLPLYPDVNLYDRIAAGKVSKERYGLIAEASVGAHSSMSAMFMWSKGALEQVYPPYGNPDLGFSPSGVMNGDINGDGILEWSRLTEAAGQKQDTPYADMLFYTEWMQWNGLLPGDEKYDAREPFAPVSIEYNSYPYGLSLQIPSRWRGQFTLTRPEDIANGIITVNYYNAKSGRIAPLWTICAVPVKEWDGWSAGLGAPRKKVVNLRTAGGFVYAAVQEPDPDGKWPEAELNQYRSMRLTDEQLASSVRLLPEN, from the coding sequence ATGCGCTTTAAATACACTCGGCGGGAGGCGGGCCCTGCCCGCCGTCCGTCCTTGAAACGCCGCACGGCCTGCCTGGCCGCAGCGGCTTGCCTTATGCTGCTGGCAGGCTGCCGTTACACGGCTGCGCCCGCCGACCTGCTCACGGCGCCGGAGGCGGCCCAGCCGTCCGGCAAGCTGACGCAGGAAGTCCGGGCTTTGCTGCCTCCGGGAAGCTCGCTCGCCCTGCCGCAGCGGGAGAAGCAGCCGGAAGCCATACGCACGCTGGATCTCGACGGCGACGGCAAGCCCGAGGCGCTGGTCTCCTATACAGACAGCTATGGGGGCTGCCAGCTCATGATCGCCAAGGAGGAGGCCTCCGGCTGGAAGAAGTGGGCTACCATCCGCTCTGCGGCCAGCACCAGCCTGGACTGGCTGTCCATCGTCGATCTCGACGGCGACAAGCGGCCCGAGCTTGTGGCGGGCTGGGCGGTCAGCGTGCCCGGTGATTCGACGGCCGTGCAGCAATATATGCTGCAGGTTTACTCGTTCCTGAATCCGCAATTCGAGGAAGGGGACAGCGGGCTCGTGCTGAAGCCGCTCGCCGAGCTCGCCTACGAGACGGCTGAGACCGGCGATGTGGATGGAGACGGCTTGCCCGAGATTTCCCTCGTGAACCGGAACAAAAAAGGAACTCTCCCTACGCTTCGCGTGTACCGCTTGGCCGAAGGCCGCTTGGCGGAAGCGGCATCCCTGCCGCTGTATCCCGACGTGAATCTGTACGACAGGATCGCCGCGGGCAAAGTGTCCAAGGAGCGGTACGGCCTCATCGCCGAAGCAAGCGTTGGAGCGCATTCCTCCATGAGCGCCATGTTCATGTGGAGCAAAGGAGCTCTCGAGCAGGTGTATCCTCCGTACGGCAATCCCGACCTCGGCTTCAGTCCGAGCGGCGTCATGAACGGAGACATCAACGGAGACGGCATTCTCGAATGGAGCCGCCTCACGGAGGCGGCCGGACAGAAGCAGGACACTCCATATGCCGACATGCTGTTCTACACGGAGTGGATGCAGTGGAACGGCCTGCTGCCCGGCGACGAGAAATACGATGCCAGGGAGCCGTTCGCGCCGGTGTCGATCGAGTACAACAGCTATCCGTACGGCTTGTCGCTGCAGATCCCGTCGCGCTGGCGGGGCCAGTTCACGCTGACGCGCCCGGAAGACATCGCGAACGGAATCATCACCGTCAATTATTACAACGCCAAGTCGGGCCGCATCGCCCCGCTCTGGACGATCTGCGCCGTTCCGGTCAAGGAATGGGACGGCTGGTCGGCCGGGCTCGGCGCTCCGCGCAAAAAAGTCGTCAACCTCCGCACGGCGGGGGGATTCGTCTACGCGGCCGTGCAGGAGCCCGATCCCGACGGCAAGTGGCCGGAGGCGGAGCTGAACCAGTACCGCTCCATGCGGCTGACCGACGAGCAGCTGGCCTCATCGGTCAGGCTGCTCCCGGAAAATTAG
- a CDS encoding MraY family glycosyltransferase translates to MSYAIAFLLSFIIVVALIPPLRRAALRIGFVDKPRADSERKIHREPIPLTAGIAIFAGFTAVYLIFVRDTWTQSLAILGGGLLILLIGLVDDWYKTHGKEFPALPKMAVQLSAAVLVYASGIVFAGFENPFTGSYVSLPEWLSFLFTVLWIFGVTTVINFSDGMDGLAGGLSAISAGTLLVVALVMSQQGSAMMAVITVGISAGYLVFNRPPAKVFMGDAGATYLGFMLGVIALDGAFKQATLLSLFIPILSLGVPILDNLRVVISRIRSGVPFYKADASQAHYRLLATGMKPVQVVSFLYLVNICFGLFSIVLLLAQ, encoded by the coding sequence ATGAGTTACGCAATCGCTTTTCTGCTATCGTTCATTATTGTCGTCGCCTTGATTCCGCCGCTTCGCAGAGCCGCCCTGCGAATCGGCTTCGTGGATAAGCCCCGTGCGGACAGCGAGCGCAAAATACACCGGGAGCCGATTCCGCTGACAGCCGGAATTGCGATCTTCGCCGGGTTCACCGCCGTCTACTTAATCTTTGTCCGCGACACGTGGACGCAGTCGCTTGCCATTCTCGGGGGAGGGCTGCTCATCCTGCTGATCGGCCTCGTGGACGACTGGTACAAGACGCATGGCAAGGAGTTCCCGGCGCTGCCCAAGATGGCGGTCCAGCTGTCCGCAGCCGTGCTCGTCTATGCTTCGGGCATCGTATTCGCGGGCTTCGAAAATCCGTTCACCGGCTCCTACGTCTCGCTGCCGGAGTGGCTCTCGTTCCTTTTCACGGTCCTCTGGATATTCGGCGTGACCACGGTCATCAACTTCTCGGACGGCATGGACGGCCTCGCCGGCGGCCTGTCCGCGATCTCGGCGGGCACGCTGCTCGTCGTCGCGCTCGTCATGAGCCAGCAGGGCTCCGCGATGATGGCCGTCATCACCGTCGGCATCTCGGCGGGCTATCTCGTCTTCAACCGCCCCCCGGCCAAGGTGTTCATGGGAGATGCGGGTGCGACCTATCTGGGCTTCATGCTTGGCGTCATCGCGCTTGACGGCGCGTTCAAGCAGGCGACGCTGCTGTCGCTGTTCATTCCGATCCTGTCGCTCGGCGTGCCGATTCTCGACAACCTGCGCGTCGTCATTTCCCGCATCCGCAGCGGAGTGCCGTTCTACAAGGCGGACGCCTCCCAGGCGCATTACCGGCTGCTTGCCACCGGGATGAAGCCGGTCCAAGTCGTGTCCTTTCTTTATCTGGTGAACATCTGCTTCGGACTGTTCTCCATCGTGCTGCTGCTGGCCCAGTGA
- a CDS encoding PadR family transcriptional regulator — translation MSISFDADISVKGVAVLNKSSARSNPLRLIILGMLMEKDRHPYEIYTTMLERRIDQHTKVQMGSLYYAVDQLAASHDIEPARTVLNPRGLEKTVYRITEPGKMLFHELFMARMNEIGPIYHPMLGALGFARFIDPQELVSSLENRIREQEEVVRHWEAVYEEHISDVPRAALHMMSGMHEHALTELRWLRRLHADAAAGRLGEIGAPLDPLED, via the coding sequence ATGTCTATATCATTCGATGCAGACATTTCCGTAAAGGGGGTGGCGGTCCTGAACAAGTCATCCGCCCGTTCCAATCCGCTGCGGCTCATCATCCTCGGCATGCTCATGGAGAAAGACCGGCATCCTTACGAAATCTATACGACGATGCTCGAGCGCAGAATCGACCAGCATACGAAGGTCCAGATGGGCTCGCTCTACTATGCGGTCGACCAGCTGGCGGCCAGCCATGACATCGAGCCGGCCCGCACCGTCCTGAATCCGCGCGGCCTGGAGAAGACGGTCTATCGCATCACCGAGCCGGGCAAAATGCTGTTCCATGAACTGTTCATGGCCCGGATGAATGAGATCGGCCCGATCTACCACCCTATGCTCGGAGCGCTCGGATTCGCCCGCTTCATCGATCCGCAGGAGCTCGTCTCCAGTCTGGAGAACCGCATCCGGGAGCAGGAAGAGGTCGTACGGCACTGGGAGGCTGTGTACGAGGAGCACATATCCGATGTGCCGCGGGCTGCCCTGCACATGATGTCCGGCATGCACGAGCATGCTCTGACGGAGCTGCGCTGGCTGCGCAGGCTGCATGCGGATGCCGCCGCCGGACGGCTCGGGGAGATCGGCGCTCCGCTGGACCCGCTGGAGGATTGA
- the purD gene encoding phosphoribosylamine--glycine ligase: MRILIIGGGGREHAIAWSLAKSARVEKLYCAPGNAGIAEVAECVPIAADKFAELAAFAKEAAIDLVFVGPDDPLAAGIVDVFEAAGIPAFGPDKKAAEIEGSKIFMKNLLRKYNIPTARYEAFTDFEQALAYLRLQPLPVVVKADGLAAGKGVTVAATLEEAEEALRGMMLGGMFGASGSQVVIEEFMTGQEMSILAFVDGETVRAMVPAQDHKPIFDGDLGPNTGGMGTYSPLPHVDPALVEEALRTIIEPTARAMVSEGRRFRGVLFAGLMLTPEGVKTVEFNARMGDPETQVVLPRLRTDLLDIVLAAMDGTLDRIEISWSDEAAVCVIAASEGYPGSYPKGRTISGLEEAKAAGALVFHAGTALQDGRIVTNGGRVLGIVGRGRDIAEARSRAYEAAAAVSFEGMQLRSDIAMKALQADR, from the coding sequence ATGCGTATTCTGATCATCGGCGGCGGCGGCCGCGAGCATGCCATCGCATGGTCGCTCGCGAAGAGCGCCAGAGTGGAGAAGCTGTACTGCGCGCCGGGCAACGCGGGCATCGCGGAAGTCGCGGAGTGCGTGCCGATCGCGGCCGACAAGTTCGCGGAGCTGGCCGCCTTCGCCAAGGAGGCGGCCATCGACCTGGTGTTCGTCGGTCCCGACGATCCGCTTGCAGCCGGCATCGTCGATGTCTTCGAGGCGGCCGGCATTCCGGCATTCGGCCCGGACAAAAAAGCCGCTGAAATCGAAGGCAGCAAAATTTTCATGAAAAACCTGCTGCGCAAATACAACATCCCCACCGCCCGTTATGAAGCGTTCACGGACTTCGAGCAGGCTCTCGCCTACTTGCGGCTGCAGCCGCTGCCGGTTGTCGTGAAGGCGGACGGCCTCGCCGCGGGCAAAGGCGTGACCGTGGCCGCGACGCTGGAGGAAGCGGAGGAAGCGCTCCGGGGCATGATGCTGGGCGGCATGTTCGGCGCCTCCGGCAGCCAGGTCGTTATCGAGGAGTTCATGACCGGACAGGAGATGAGCATCCTCGCCTTCGTGGATGGCGAGACCGTGCGGGCGATGGTTCCGGCTCAGGACCACAAGCCGATCTTTGACGGCGATCTCGGTCCCAATACGGGCGGAATGGGCACCTATTCACCGCTGCCGCATGTGGATCCGGCTCTCGTCGAGGAGGCACTCCGCACCATCATCGAGCCGACGGCACGGGCGATGGTCAGCGAAGGCCGCCGGTTCCGCGGCGTCCTGTTCGCCGGCCTCATGCTGACGCCCGAGGGAGTCAAGACGGTCGAGTTCAACGCGCGCATGGGCGATCCCGAAACCCAGGTCGTGCTGCCCAGGCTGCGGACGGATCTGCTCGATATCGTGCTCGCCGCCATGGACGGCACGCTGGACCGGATCGAGATTTCATGGAGCGACGAGGCGGCCGTATGCGTCATTGCCGCATCGGAGGGTTATCCCGGCTCGTATCCGAAGGGCCGCACCATCTCCGGCCTTGAGGAAGCCAAAGCCGCCGGCGCGCTCGTCTTCCACGCCGGTACGGCGCTGCAGGACGGCCGAATCGTCACGAACGGCGGACGCGTGCTCGGCATCGTCGGCCGCGGCCGCGATATCGCGGAAGCGCGCTCCCGAGCCTACGAGGCGGCGGCAGCCGTTTCCTTCGAGGGCATGCAGCTCCGCTCCGACATCGCGATGAAGGCGCTGCAAGCCGACAGATAG
- a CDS encoding alpha/beta fold hydrolase: MEKQLTLHHGGLELTATLHYPAGGGAEREERKPAVLICHGFVGSRIGVDRLFVKTARRLAAQGSYVLRFDYGGCGESGGSYGSLGFDSMVEQTRTALDYILSMDCVDPQRITLLGHSLGGAVALYTAVKDKRVTRLVMWSSVGYPFNDIVRIVGRGGYDEAVLKGSTDYAGYTLEPVFFDSLQQHQPFQAASRFGGDVLLVHGTSDDVIPADYSFLYQKVFWTRGDGLCDKEIIFQADHTYSTRAHQEEAIRLTADWLEKLEGRRQEWQHWSI, from the coding sequence ATGGAAAAACAGCTGACTTTGCATCATGGCGGACTGGAACTGACAGCTACCTTGCATTACCCTGCCGGAGGAGGAGCGGAGCGGGAGGAGCGCAAGCCCGCCGTCCTGATCTGCCACGGCTTCGTCGGCAGCCGGATCGGCGTGGACCGGCTGTTCGTCAAGACGGCCCGCCGGCTTGCGGCGCAGGGCTCCTATGTGCTGCGCTTCGACTACGGCGGCTGCGGGGAGAGCGGCGGCAGCTACGGCTCGCTCGGCTTCGATTCCATGGTGGAGCAGACCCGGACCGCGCTTGATTACATCCTCTCGATGGACTGCGTCGATCCGCAGCGGATCACCCTGCTGGGCCACAGTCTCGGCGGAGCGGTCGCCCTGTATACGGCGGTCAAGGACAAAAGGGTGACGAGACTGGTCATGTGGTCCTCCGTCGGCTATCCGTTCAACGACATCGTCCGCATCGTCGGACGCGGAGGCTACGACGAAGCCGTGCTCAAGGGCTCCACGGATTATGCGGGCTACACGCTCGAGCCGGTGTTCTTCGACTCGCTGCAGCAGCATCAGCCGTTCCAGGCGGCGTCCCGCTTCGGCGGCGACGTGCTGCTCGTGCACGGCACGAGCGACGATGTCATCCCGGCCGACTACAGCTTCCTGTACCAGAAGGTTTTCTGGACCCGGGGCGACGGGCTGTGCGACAAGGAGATCATTTTCCAGGCGGACCACACCTATTCGACCCGCGCCCATCAGGAGGAAGCGATCCGGCTGACAGCCGACTGGCTGGAGAAGCTGGAGGGCCGCCGGCAGGAGTGGCAGCACTGGAGCATCTGA
- a CDS encoding response regulator transcription factor codes for MRILLVEDEEAIRGFVRINLKRSGMEMLEAGSGEEALELVLSQGAVDIALLDVMLPGMSGFDVCASLREAYPAMGIIMLTAKAQEEDKIRGLELGADDYIHKPFSPGELMARIHSLSRRLRLSAPAAGSHVPASGDADASLRPAGQAAAGPVAGGAQESASLSRGQAAASFEPEAADMLAAGPFRLSERLHKLWKDGSEIVLTPTEWTLVKLLMERCGQSVSRDEILSEVWGRYYVGDLKVVDVNIRRIRQKIESNPSEPAIIETVWGYGYRWKRGEA; via the coding sequence TTGAGAATCTTGCTGGTGGAAGATGAAGAGGCGATCCGCGGCTTCGTCCGCATCAACCTGAAGCGCAGCGGCATGGAGATGCTGGAGGCCGGCAGCGGCGAAGAGGCTCTGGAGCTGGTGCTGTCGCAAGGAGCGGTCGATATCGCGCTGCTTGACGTCATGCTGCCCGGCATGAGCGGCTTCGACGTCTGCGCCTCGCTGAGGGAAGCCTATCCGGCGATGGGCATCATCATGCTGACGGCCAAGGCGCAGGAAGAGGACAAGATCCGCGGCCTCGAGCTCGGCGCGGACGACTATATCCACAAGCCGTTCAGCCCCGGCGAGCTCATGGCGAGAATCCATTCGCTCTCCCGCCGGCTGCGCCTGTCCGCTCCCGCGGCGGGCAGCCACGTGCCGGCATCCGGAGATGCCGACGCCTCCTTGCGGCCGGCTGGCCAAGCCGCGGCGGGCCCGGTTGCCGGCGGCGCCCAGGAATCGGCCTCTCTCTCCCGGGGGCAGGCGGCCGCGTCCTTCGAGCCCGAAGCGGCCGACATGCTCGCCGCCGGTCCGTTCCGCTTGTCGGAGCGGCTCCACAAGCTGTGGAAGGACGGAAGCGAGATCGTGCTTACGCCGACCGAATGGACGCTCGTCAAGCTGCTCATGGAGAGATGCGGCCAGAGCGTATCGCGGGACGAGATTCTCAGCGAGGTGTGGGGACGTTATTACGTCGGGGATCTGAAGGTCGTCGACGTCAACATCCGCCGCATCCGGCAGAAAATCGAGAGCAATCCTTCCGAGCCGGCGATCATCGAGACGGTATGGGGCTACGGCTACCGCTGGAAGCGGGGCGAAGCATGA
- a CDS encoding HAMP domain-containing sensor histidine kinase, which yields MKSLRTQMVLSYFLLIFLVVLVLGGMFMTLIWNYYYGSASSAMKQRVESSMTLHARSMQWMTPNERADYMLQNMTEGYPRIQMLQADGRMFMDSDGISDNRTIRTPDVVHAAAGDTTAWYGKDDATGERIAAASSPLYRDGRIIAIIRYSASLKEVDAMVARLFQMTALTAAAIVALFLLLSVLMANLIVRPLRELTRRARRMADGDWSLGISGSGKRNEIGQLSDTLHTLAVELNKREKLKNDFISSVSHELRTPLTSIKGWSETLADPHTDREELREGLSIISRETERLTGLVEDLLDFSKLSSKSMDLHEEELDLNLPVRECVQQLAVRQEETGVRLISLLEPQPLYVAGDPNRLRQVMINLIDNAFKFTPHGGTIRVMSSREGDEAVLRVEDTGVGIEPEDLPHVTDKFYKAGSSRSGSGLGLAICQEIAELHGGRLLLRSEPGSGTSAELILPLLPARAGAERQEAHSL from the coding sequence ATGAAAAGCCTCCGGACCCAGATGGTGCTCAGCTATTTCCTGCTCATCTTCCTCGTCGTGCTCGTGCTCGGCGGCATGTTCATGACCCTTATCTGGAACTATTACTACGGCAGCGCCTCCAGCGCGATGAAGCAGCGCGTGGAGTCCTCGATGACGCTGCACGCCCGTTCCATGCAGTGGATGACGCCGAACGAGCGGGCGGATTACATGCTTCAGAACATGACCGAGGGCTACCCCCGCATTCAGATGCTGCAGGCCGACGGACGCATGTTCATGGATTCGGACGGCATCTCCGACAACCGGACGATCCGCACGCCCGATGTCGTGCACGCGGCGGCGGGAGATACGACGGCCTGGTACGGCAAGGACGACGCGACCGGAGAGCGGATCGCCGCAGCCTCCTCGCCGCTCTACCGGGACGGCCGGATCATAGCGATCATCCGTTATTCCGCCTCGCTGAAGGAAGTCGACGCGATGGTCGCGCGTCTGTTCCAGATGACCGCATTGACAGCCGCCGCCATCGTCGCTCTTTTCCTGCTGCTCAGCGTCCTGATGGCCAACCTGATCGTGCGGCCGCTCCGGGAGCTTACCCGCAGAGCCCGCCGCATGGCGGATGGCGACTGGTCGCTCGGCATCTCCGGCAGCGGCAAGCGCAATGAGATCGGCCAGCTGTCGGACACGCTCCATACGCTCGCTGTCGAGCTCAACAAGCGGGAGAAGCTGAAGAACGACTTCATTTCCTCCGTATCCCACGAGCTCCGGACGCCGCTCACCTCGATCAAGGGCTGGAGCGAGACGCTCGCCGATCCCCATACGGATAGGGAAGAGCTGCGCGAAGGGCTGTCCATCATCTCCCGCGAGACGGAGCGGCTGACGGGGCTGGTCGAGGATCTGCTCGATTTCTCCAAGCTGAGCTCCAAGAGCATGGATCTCCATGAAGAAGAGCTCGACCTCAATCTGCCTGTGCGCGAATGCGTCCAGCAGCTTGCGGTGCGGCAGGAGGAGACCGGCGTGCGCCTGATCAGCCTGCTGGAGCCGCAGCCGCTGTATGTAGCCGGCGATCCGAACCGGCTGCGCCAGGTGATGATCAACCTGATCGACAACGCCTTCAAATTCACCCCTCACGGCGGAACGATCCGCGTCATGTCCTCCCGCGAAGGCGACGAGGCGGTGCTGCGCGTCGAGGATACCGGGGTCGGCATCGAGCCGGAGGACCTGCCGCATGTGACCGACAAGTTCTACAAGGCCGGCTCATCCCGCTCGGGAAGCGGTCTGGGGCTGGCCATCTGCCAGGAAATCGCCGAGCTGCACGGCGGACGGCTGCTGCTACGGAGCGAGCCGGGATCCGGCACCTCCGCCGAGCTCATCCTGCCTCTGCTGCCGGCCCGCGCCGGAGCCGAGAGGCAGGAGGCTCATTCCTTGTAG
- the purH gene encoding bifunctional phosphoribosylaminoimidazolecarboxamide formyltransferase/IMP cyclohydrolase: protein MAIRRALISVSDKTGIVEFARELAAQGVQIISTGGTHSLLEKEGVPVIGISDVTGFPEIMDGRVKTLHPAVHSGLLAVRDNEEHRKAIQELGLDYIDLVVVNLYPFAATIAKPDVTYEDAIENIDIGGPTMLRSAAKNHAFVTVVVDAADYASVLEEIKADGDTALDTRKRLAAKVFRHTGAYDALIGDYLSKLGGEPLPERYTVTYEKVQDLRYGENPHQRAAFYRKPLAEEGNVTTAEQIHGKELSYNNINDANAALAIAKEFDEPAVVAIKHMNPCGVGVGADIHQAYQKAYAADPTSIFGGIVAANRIIGADTAALLSEIFLEIVLAPDFTPEALEILSRKKNIRLLKTGELPAASQRKSDWVITSVAGGMVVQESDVHSIAEGDLKVVTDRQPTEEELKQLLFGWKVVKHVKSNAILLAKDDMTVGVGAGQMNRVGAARIAVEQAGGQAKGAVLASDAFFPMGDTVELAAAAGITAIIQPGGSIKDEESIKAANEHGIAMVFTGVRHFKH, encoded by the coding sequence TTGGCTATCCGCAGGGCGTTAATCAGCGTATCGGACAAGACCGGCATCGTCGAATTTGCCCGCGAGCTTGCGGCTCAGGGCGTACAGATCATTTCCACCGGGGGCACCCACAGCCTCCTCGAAAAGGAAGGCGTCCCGGTCATCGGCATCTCCGACGTGACGGGCTTCCCGGAAATCATGGACGGACGCGTCAAGACGCTCCATCCCGCCGTCCACAGCGGCCTGCTTGCCGTGCGCGACAACGAGGAGCACCGCAAGGCGATCCAGGAGCTCGGGCTGGATTACATCGATCTCGTCGTCGTGAACCTGTATCCGTTCGCCGCTACGATCGCGAAGCCGGATGTCACCTATGAGGATGCGATCGAGAACATCGACATCGGCGGTCCGACGATGCTCCGCTCCGCGGCCAAAAACCATGCCTTCGTCACCGTCGTCGTGGATGCCGCCGATTACGCCTCCGTGCTGGAGGAAATCAAGGCGGACGGCGACACGGCGCTGGACACCCGCAAGCGCCTCGCGGCCAAGGTGTTCCGCCATACCGGCGCTTACGACGCCCTGATCGGCGACTATCTCTCCAAGCTCGGCGGCGAGCCGCTGCCGGAGCGTTATACGGTCACCTACGAGAAGGTGCAGGATCTCCGCTACGGCGAAAACCCGCATCAGCGCGCGGCCTTCTACCGGAAGCCTCTGGCCGAGGAAGGCAACGTCACGACGGCCGAGCAGATCCACGGCAAGGAGCTCAGCTACAACAACATCAACGACGCGAACGCGGCGCTCGCCATCGCCAAGGAATTCGACGAGCCTGCGGTCGTAGCGATCAAGCATATGAACCCTTGCGGGGTCGGCGTCGGAGCCGATATCCACCAGGCCTATCAAAAAGCCTATGCGGCCGACCCGACCTCGATCTTCGGCGGCATCGTCGCAGCGAACCGGATCATCGGCGCCGATACGGCGGCGCTGCTGTCGGAAATCTTCCTGGAGATCGTCCTGGCGCCGGACTTCACGCCGGAAGCGCTGGAAATTCTCTCCCGCAAGAAAAACATCCGCCTGCTGAAAACCGGCGAGCTTCCGGCTGCTTCACAGCGCAAGAGCGATTGGGTGATCACGAGCGTCGCCGGCGGCATGGTCGTGCAGGAGAGCGACGTGCACAGCATCGCGGAAGGAGATCTCAAGGTCGTGACCGACCGCCAGCCGACCGAGGAAGAGCTGAAGCAGCTTCTTTTCGGCTGGAAAGTCGTCAAGCATGTGAAGTCCAACGCCATCCTGCTGGCCAAGGATGACATGACGGTCGGCGTCGGCGCCGGCCAGATGAACCGCGTCGGCGCGGCCCGCATCGCGGTGGAGCAAGCCGGCGGGCAGGCGAAGGGAGCGGTGCTCGCATCCGACGCTTTCTTCCCGATGGGCGACACCGTCGAGCTCGCCGCTGCTGCCGGCATAACGGCGATCATCCAGCCTGGCGGCTCCATCAAGGACGAGGAGTCCATCAAGGCGGCCAACGAGCATGGCATCGCGATGGTGTTTACCGGCGTCCGCCATTTCAAGCACTGA